The DNA sequence GGTTACTGTCCGAACATATCCTGGCGATTGGGCAAAGCCGGTTGAAGCTATAGATATTGCAAAAGAGGGTGATATAATTGTGATTGATGCGGGAGGGACTGGTCCGGCAGTTTGGGGAGAATTAGCAACTCACAGTGCATTGCAAAAAAAAATACGGGGTGTGGTTATTCATGGAGCAATGCGGGACGTTGCAGAAATCAGAAAATTAAACTTTCCAGCTTTCACGAAAATGGTGATGCCAATGGCGGGTGAACCAAAAGGATTTGGTGAGATTAACGTGCCGATTCGTATATCGGGAATTCAAATAAATCCCGGTGATTGGATTATAGGAGATGATGATGGGTTGATGGTGCTTCCCCAGTCGGAAGCAGATATTATGGTTAATTACGGTATGGATTGTTTAGAAAAAGAGAATAGAATTCGAGAGGAAATAATATCTGAAAAAAGTTCTTTAGGAAAAGTCATAGATGTGTTAAAATGGGAAAAAAGATGATTTTATTAGACTTAATCTAAAGATTCGATTGAGGTAATTAAATAATGAAGTGTGAGTCCTGCAATAAAAAGCATGCGACGGTTCATTTAACCGAAATTGTTGGCACCGCAAAGAAAGAGCGGCACCTTTGCGAAGAGTGCGCGCAAACCGTTAATACACAACTTGCAAAAATTCCAACACCCACAGAGATATTGACCAGCCTGATTAATCAAGTAGCGCCAGAAATTAACGAGATGTCTAAGATCTCTTGTCCGGTATGTGGATTATCCTATCTGGATTTCCGCTCTCATGGTCGATTGGGTTGTCCTATGGATTATACTATTTTCAGGAAAGGTTTGATCCCGTTATTAGAAAAGATGCATGGTAGTACTCAACATGTAGGAAAGGTTCCTTCGAGGGCCGGAAAAGAATTAATCAAAAAAAATGAACTCATGCAATTACGAAGCGAACTCAATAAAGCGGTAGAAAAAGAGGATTATGAAAAGGCGGCGGAGTTGAGGGACAAGATTTATGAACTTTCAGGCGACAACAATAATGAAGATTAGTGATTTAACTGATAATACAGGAGAATGGTTAAGAGGGACGGGACCCGATTCTGATATTGTTATTAGCAGCAGGATTCGTTTGGCAAGGAATGTGGCGCGATTTCCCTTTCTTTCGAGAGCCAATGTAAAGCAGA is a window from the Candidatus Jettenia sp. genome containing:
- a CDS encoding UvrB/UvrC motif-containing protein, whose product is MKCESCNKKHATVHLTEIVGTAKKERHLCEECAQTVNTQLAKIPTPTEILTSLINQVAPEINEMSKISCPVCGLSYLDFRSHGRLGCPMDYTIFRKGLIPLLEKMHGSTQHVGKVPSRAGKELIKKNELMQLRSELNKAVEKEDYEKAAELRDKIYELSGDNNNED